Proteins encoded in a region of the Campylobacter geochelonis genome:
- a CDS encoding shikimate kinase: MKKSNNLVLIGFMGVGKGTVGRELAKALNKFAIDGDDMIESFANKKIKAIFQEDGEEVFREIEKNLAKFLSSSVSNAIISTGGGFYKVKGLEKIGTIIYLKSSFEAILTRINASPNASKKLTKRPLLQDLEKAKTLHKEREKGYESKADITVNVEGKTPKQIVKEIKKQLKIAKFK, from the coding sequence ATGAAGAAAAGTAACAATCTAGTCTTAATCGGCTTCATGGGAGTTGGCAAAGGTACGGTAGGCAGGGAACTAGCTAAAGCTTTGAATAAATTTGCTATCGATGGTGATGATATGATAGAAAGCTTTGCGAACAAAAAAATCAAAGCGATTTTTCAAGAAGATGGCGAAGAGGTGTTTAGAGAAATAGAAAAAAACTTAGCTAAATTTCTATCTTCAAGTGTTTCTAACGCTATTATTTCAACTGGTGGCGGGTTTTATAAGGTAAAAGGCTTAGAAAAAATCGGAACCATTATCTACCTAAAAAGTAGTTTTGAAGCGATTTTAACGCGCATAAACGCTTCGCCAAACGCAAGCAAAAAACTAACCAAACGCCCTCTTTTACAAGACTTAGAAAAGGCAAAAACCTTGCATAAAGAGCGAGAAAAAGGGTATGAAAGCAAAGCTGATATCACTGTAAATGTCGAGGGCAAAACCCCAAAACAAATCGTAAAAGAGATAAAAAAACAGCTAAAAATCGCTAAATTTAAGTAA
- the trpS gene encoding tryptophan--tRNA ligase has product MRTLTGLQPSGKLHLGNYFASIKQMVEAQNGGEEMFMFIANYHAMTSVGDGVKLKNATYEAASAFLALGIDSAKSTFWVQSDVKEVLELYWILSGYTPMGLLERAHAYKDKVAKGFESKHDLFSYPVLMAADILLYSSNVVPVGKDQIQHVEIARDIALKFNNAHGEILTLPEARVDEFVATVPGTDGAKMSKSYGNTIDIFADAKTLKKQIGKIVTDSTALEEPKEWKNCNIFTIAKLFLNNDEQKALAARYEKGGEGYGHFKAYLNDVIWEYFKEAREKFEYYNANHDILDEILDAGADKARKEAVKLMDKVRNATGIYR; this is encoded by the coding sequence ATGAGAACATTAACCGGACTTCAACCATCAGGAAAACTTCACCTAGGCAACTATTTTGCATCCATTAAACAGATGGTAGAGGCGCAAAATGGTGGTGAAGAGATGTTTATGTTTATAGCAAACTACCACGCTATGACCTCTGTTGGCGATGGAGTTAAGTTAAAAAACGCAACCTATGAAGCAGCAAGCGCCTTTCTTGCGCTTGGTATAGACTCAGCAAAATCGACTTTTTGGGTGCAAAGCGATGTTAAAGAGGTGCTTGAGCTTTACTGGATTTTAAGCGGATACACGCCGATGGGTCTGCTTGAACGAGCACACGCGTATAAAGATAAGGTTGCAAAGGGTTTTGAAAGTAAACATGACTTGTTCTCTTATCCGGTTTTAATGGCGGCCGATATTTTGTTATATAGCTCAAATGTCGTTCCTGTGGGAAAAGATCAAATCCAACATGTCGAAATCGCACGCGATATCGCGCTTAAATTTAACAACGCTCATGGCGAAATTTTAACCCTGCCTGAGGCTAGAGTCGATGAGTTTGTTGCGACAGTTCCGGGGACTGATGGCGCAAAAATGAGTAAAAGTTATGGAAATACCATTGATATTTTTGCCGATGCAAAAACGCTTAAAAAACAAATCGGCAAAATCGTAACCGATAGCACCGCTCTTGAAGAGCCAAAAGAGTGGAAAAACTGCAACATTTTTACCATCGCAAAGCTGTTTTTAAACAATGATGAGCAAAAAGCACTAGCCGCTCGCTATGAAAAAGGTGGTGAGGGATATGGACACTTCAAGGCATATTTAAACGATGTGATTTGGGAATATTTTAAAGAGGCTAGAGAGAAATTTGAGTATTATAACGCCAACCACGATATTTTGGATGAAATTTTAGACGCAGGAGCCGATAAAGCACGAAAAGAAGCCGTTAAATTAATGGATAAAGTGCGAAATGCAACTGGAATTTATAGGTAG
- a CDS encoding Sau3AI family type II restriction endonuclease, translating into MNKINMGIEFPYDKTKPKSIEKYAKNLIGKTFRDVLKSNFTDNKLIQQIAYFNNPKSKGSLGNLLEEFYFLYKPNSDSSADFPEAGVELKVTPYEITSNRKIRAGERLVITMIPNNKPIDKNFKKSHLIDKLKLILFVLYLRNKKLQRIDYKINYVNLFNILSKKCKDDLEIIIDDYKKIVSKIQSGLAHKLSESDTQYLGACTKGASAARSLQNQFYNDKVKAKRRAFSLKQSYMTYIINHYILNNVETFDSIFHSNELKNTSFESAIINKISNFIDKSEDELYSKFEITRSKRANNSLIMTILGVKTDNAKEFEKANIQIKTIRVKKNGEPREHMSFPTFKILEFIAEDFEASKLYNIFSQTKFLFVIFQEKEDGLYYLNGAKFWNMPIVQLEKSGKKEWKMYQNKFKNGIKFNIRCCENSIIIDNDLPTASNTNIFHVRLHSTNTAYVINGTKYGRGKESDMDILPNGDKMTKQCFWLNKSYIKKQIKELIL; encoded by the coding sequence TTGAATAAAATCAATATGGGTATCGAATTTCCTTATGACAAAACCAAGCCCAAATCCATAGAGAAATATGCGAAAAACTTGATAGGAAAGACTTTTCGCGATGTTTTAAAATCAAATTTTACTGATAACAAATTGATTCAACAAATAGCTTATTTTAATAATCCAAAAAGTAAAGGGAGCTTAGGAAATTTACTAGAAGAGTTTTATTTTTTATATAAACCAAATAGTGATTCTTCGGCTGATTTTCCAGAAGCTGGGGTTGAACTTAAAGTTACTCCTTATGAAATCACATCAAATAGGAAAATAAGAGCTGGAGAGCGATTAGTAATCACAATGATTCCTAATAATAAGCCTATTGATAAGAACTTTAAGAAATCGCATTTGATAGATAAACTTAAACTTATCTTATTTGTTTTATATCTAAGAAATAAAAAACTACAAAGAATAGATTACAAAATAAATTATGTAAATTTATTCAATATTTTGTCAAAAAAATGCAAAGATGACTTAGAAATAATTATTGATGATTATAAAAAAATCGTTAGCAAAATACAAAGTGGTCTAGCTCATAAATTATCAGAAAGCGACACTCAGTATTTAGGAGCTTGTACCAAAGGAGCAAGTGCCGCAAGAAGCTTGCAAAACCAATTTTATAATGACAAAGTTAAGGCAAAACGAAGAGCTTTTTCATTAAAACAATCATATATGACATACATTATAAATCATTATATTTTAAATAATGTCGAAACTTTTGATTCTATTTTTCATAGCAATGAACTTAAAAATACAAGCTTTGAGTCAGCAATAATAAATAAAATTTCAAATTTCATAGATAAAAGCGAGGACGAATTATATTCTAAATTTGAAATCACACGCTCAAAAAGAGCTAATAATTCTTTAATTATGACAATACTAGGCGTAAAAACAGATAATGCTAAAGAATTTGAAAAAGCAAATATACAGATAAAAACAATAAGAGTTAAGAAAAATGGCGAACCAAGAGAGCATATGTCATTTCCAACTTTTAAAATTTTAGAATTTATTGCGGAAGATTTTGAAGCGTCTAAACTTTATAATATTTTTTCACAAACAAAATTTTTATTTGTTATTTTTCAAGAAAAAGAAGATGGTTTATATTATCTTAATGGTGCAAAATTTTGGAATATGCCTATAGTTCAATTAGAAAAAAGTGGAAAAAAAGAATGGAAAATGTATCAAAATAAATTTAAAAATGGCATTAAATTTAATATAAGATGTTGTGAAAATTCTATAATAATCGATAACGACTTGCCAACCGCAAGCAATACGAATATCTTTCATGTCAGACTTCATTCTACAAATACCGCTTATGTAATTAATGGCACTAAATATGGAAGAGGAAAAGAAAGCGATATGGATATCTTACCAAATGGAGATAAAATGACCAAACAATGCTTTTGGTTAAATAAAAGCTACATCAAAAAACAAATAAAAGAGTTGATTTTATGA
- the dcm gene encoding DNA (cytosine-5-)-methyltransferase, with the protein MKLDVVELFAGVGGFRVGLNHIKSIDKNSKKAIENDKWNFVWANQFEPSTKTQHAFECYITRFGLKNHSNTDISKVDKTTIPNHSLLVGGFPCQDYSVARPLSKEQGIQGKKGVLFWDIKDILSKKNTPFILLENVDRLLKSPASQRGRDFAVMLKTFDELGYYVFWRVINASDYGFPQKRLRVFIFAVKKGTKYAKKFSNLKNESILHKSLLNITFPCDFDSIKNINLNKYKDIFDISNNYIDGKFLETGAMISSNIFCANAKAKKENIYTLQNILNLANNYNPKTMQNYIIDDTKLEKWQYLKGSKKIERISALGHKYTYSEGTMSFPDNLQAPARTMLTSEGSANRSSHIIFDKNLNTYRILSEVECELIQMFPPNWTDTMPSRRRYFMMGNALVTGIISRLEPNLSKIILNE; encoded by the coding sequence ATGAAACTTGATGTAGTTGAACTATTTGCTGGAGTTGGTGGATTTAGAGTTGGCTTAAATCATATAAAAAGTATTGATAAAAATAGTAAAAAAGCGATAGAAAATGACAAATGGAATTTTGTTTGGGCTAATCAATTTGAACCATCAACCAAAACACAACACGCCTTTGAATGCTACATAACACGTTTTGGTCTAAAAAATCATTCCAATACCGACATCAGCAAGGTAGATAAAACAACAATTCCAAACCACTCTTTATTAGTTGGTGGTTTTCCATGCCAAGATTATTCTGTTGCTAGGCCTTTATCAAAAGAGCAAGGAATTCAAGGTAAAAAAGGAGTGTTATTTTGGGATATAAAAGATATTTTATCCAAAAAAAATACTCCTTTTATCTTGCTTGAAAATGTAGATAGACTTTTAAAATCTCCAGCTTCACAAAGAGGCAGAGACTTTGCAGTTATGTTAAAAACATTTGATGAGTTGGGATATTATGTATTTTGGCGAGTCATAAATGCAAGCGATTATGGTTTTCCACAAAAAAGATTAAGAGTTTTCATTTTTGCAGTTAAAAAAGGTACAAAATATGCAAAGAAATTTAGTAATTTAAAAAACGAAAGCATCCTTCATAAATCTTTGCTTAATATAACTTTTCCTTGCGATTTTGACTCAATTAAAAATATAAATTTAAATAAATACAAAGATATTTTTGATATTTCTAATAATTATATAGATGGAAAATTTTTAGAAACAGGAGCGATGATTAGCTCAAATATATTTTGTGCAAATGCCAAAGCAAAAAAAGAGAACATCTATACACTTCAAAATATACTAAATTTAGCCAATAATTACAACCCAAAAACTATGCAAAACTATATAATAGATGATACAAAATTAGAAAAATGGCAATATTTAAAAGGTTCAAAAAAAATTGAAAGAATCTCAGCTTTAGGTCATAAATACACTTATAGTGAAGGCACTATGAGTTTTCCTGATAATTTACAAGCTCCTGCAAGGACTATGCTCACAAGTGAAGGTAGCGCAAATCGCTCTTCTCATATAATTTTTGATAAGAATTTAAACACTTATAGAATCTTAAGCGAAGTTGAATGCGAACTTATACAAATGTTTCCACCAAACTGGACAGATACTATGCCATCAAGAAGAAGATACTTTATGATGGGAAATGCACTAGTAACGGGAATCATCTCAAGATTAGAGCCAAATTTAAGCAAAATAATTTTAAATGAATAA
- a CDS encoding DpnD/PcfM family protein has translation MIYKLEITEILSKIVEVEANNFMEAYLKTKQNYENERIILDENDFMDYEIKEFSNR, from the coding sequence ATGATATATAAACTAGAAATCACAGAAATTTTAAGTAAAATTGTTGAAGTTGAAGCTAATAATTTTATGGAAGCTTATCTAAAAACCAAGCAAAATTATGAAAATGAACGAATAATACTTGACGAAAATGATTTTATGGATTATGAAATAAAAGAATTTAGTAATAGATAA